One genomic window of Moorella glycerini includes the following:
- a CDS encoding DUF364 domain-containing protein: MWEIYDELIAAVPPDLEVEDCIVGLNWILVRSRATGLVMTPLEGHPRIKLAGEIKGMPVRELAKYIKSWNNFEAALGLAAINSVLNTPEQVESLGGRPLRSQPQVSAFTGFQEQVRGKKVTVIGHFPDLDPLARSCKLTILERRPREGDLPDPACEYILPEQDYVFITATTLINKTFPRLVELSRRARVILVGPSTPLTSVLFHYGVDTLAGTVVVEPEMIRRVVQEGGCLEIFKRGGRMVQVSRDEGLAVARSRQSREQAVQVTVGGRFTAIGAGQENFA; the protein is encoded by the coding sequence ATGTGGGAAATCTATGATGAATTAATCGCGGCGGTACCGCCGGATCTGGAGGTAGAAGATTGCATCGTCGGCCTTAACTGGATCCTGGTCCGTTCCCGGGCTACCGGCCTGGTGATGACGCCCCTGGAGGGCCATCCGCGCATCAAGCTGGCCGGGGAAATAAAAGGCATGCCCGTGCGGGAACTGGCGAAGTACATTAAGTCCTGGAACAATTTCGAAGCCGCCCTGGGCCTGGCGGCCATAAATTCTGTATTGAACACGCCCGAACAAGTAGAGAGCCTCGGTGGCCGGCCTTTGCGCAGCCAGCCCCAGGTGAGCGCTTTTACCGGCTTTCAGGAACAGGTGCGGGGTAAAAAGGTAACTGTTATCGGCCATTTTCCCGACCTGGACCCCCTGGCGCGCAGCTGTAAACTTACGATTTTAGAACGCCGTCCCCGCGAGGGCGATTTACCCGACCCGGCCTGTGAGTATATCCTCCCGGAGCAGGATTATGTCTTTATCACCGCTACCACTCTGATCAATAAAACCTTCCCCCGGCTCGTGGAGCTCAGCCGCCGGGCGCGGGTTATTCTAGTGGGCCCCAGCACCCCGCTGACTTCTGTGTTGTTTCATTATGGTGTTGATACTCTAGCGGGGACCGTGGTTGTGGAACCAGAGATGATACGGCGGGTGGTGCAGGAAGGCGGCTGCCTGGAGATATTCAAGCGCGGCGGCCGTATGGTTCAGGTGAGCCGGGATGAAGGGCTTGCTGTAGCAAGGAGCAGGCAGAGCCGGGAACAGGCCGTTCAGGTAACGGTTGGGGGGAGGTTTACTGCGATTGGCGCTGGCCAGGAAAACTTCGCCTGA
- a CDS encoding type II toxin-antitoxin system VapC family toxin, translated as MGVVTDTSIIIGFLKGHQPEVDYVEHALRNGTLTITAITVFELKIGLAANSKRERLLAKFFQQVTILPFDGQAALAAAVA; from the coding sequence GTGGGAGTTGTAACCGATACTTCGATAATTATTGGCTTTTTGAAAGGGCACCAGCCGGAAGTTGATTATGTCGAACATGCTTTAAGAAATGGTACGCTTACCATAACAGCTATAACAGTTTTTGAACTGAAGATAGGTCTTGCTGCCAACAGTAAAAGAGAAAGGCTGCTGGCTAAATTTTTTCAGCAGGTTACCATCTTGCCTTTTGATGGCCAGGCAGCTCTGGCGGCGGCCGTCGCTTAA